A window from Chiroxiphia lanceolata isolate bChiLan1 chromosome 3, bChiLan1.pri, whole genome shotgun sequence encodes these proteins:
- the UGP2 gene encoding UTP--glucose-1-phosphate uridylyltransferase isoform X1 — MSALVKDFSKAMSQAGSSQFQEVIRQELEYSMKVELDKILATANSNEIEHTKKDLEGFKKLFHRFLQEKGPSVDWGKIQRPPEDSIQPYEKIKARGLPDNIASDLNKLVVVKLNGGLGTSMGCKGPKSLIGVRNENTFLDLTVQQIEHLNKSYNTDVPLVLMNSFNTDDDTKKILQKYSHSRVKIYTFNQSRYPRINKETLLPIAKDVSYSGENTECWYPPGHGDIYASFYNSGLLDNLIAEGKEYIFVSNIDNLGATVDLYILNHLMNPPNGKRCEFVMEVTNKTRADVKGGTLTQYENKLRLVEIAQVPKAHVDEFKSVSKFKIFNTNNLWIALSAIKRLQEKNAIDMEIIVNPKTLDGGLNVIQLETAVGAAIKSFENSLGINVPRSRFLPVKTTSDLLLVMSNLYSLNAGSLTMSEKREFPTVPLVKLGSSFTKVQDYLRRFESIPDMLELDHLTVSGDVTFGKNVSLKGTVIIIANHGDRIDIPAGALLENKIVSGNLRILDH, encoded by the exons ATTTCAGCAAAGCAATGTCTCAAGCTGGCTCTTCACAGTTTCAGGAAGTCATTCGACAAGAGCTGGAGTATTCAATGAAAGTAGAACTCGATAAGATACTTGCGACCGCAAACTCAAATGAGATAGAG CACACTAAAAAGGACCTGGAAGGATTTAAGAAGTTATTTCATAGATTCCTACAAGAAAAGGGACCGTCTGTGGACTGGGGGAAGATTCAGAGACCTCCAGAAGATTCT atCCAGCCCTATGAGAAGATCAAGGCCAGAGGCCTGCCTGATAACATTGCTTCTGACTTGAACAAGCTGGTGGTTGTGAAACTCAATGGTGGCCTGGGCACCAGCATGGGCTGTAAAGGCCCCAAAAGTCTTATCGGGGTGCGAAACGAGAACACCTTCCTGGATCTGACGGTTCAGCAGATTGAG CATTTAAACAAATCTTACAACACCGATGTTCCTCTGGTTCTCATGAATTCCTTCAACACTGACGATGACACAAAGAAAATCCTGCAGAAATACAGTCACAGCCGTGTGAAGATATATACTTTTAATCAAAGCAG GTATCCTAGAATTAACAAGGAAACTCTGCTGCCAATAGCCAAGGATGTCTCTTACTCAGGAGAGAACACGGAGTGCTGGTACCCTCCAGGCCATGGAGACATCTACGCCAGTTTCTATAACTCTGGTCTGCTGGATAACCTCAttgcagaggggaaggaatATATATTTGTGTCCAATATAGATAATTTGGGTGCCACTGTGGACCTTTACATTCTTAACCACCTTATGAACCCACCCAATGGAAAACGCTGTGAATTTGTCATGGAAGTCACAAACAAAACCCGGGCAGATGTGAAG GGTGGCACGCTCACGCAATACGAAAATAAGCTGAGGCTTGTGGAGATAGCTCAGGTCCCAAAAGCACACGTGGATGAATTCAAGTCTGTgtcaaaattcaaaatattcaatACCAACAATCTGTGGATTGCTCTGTCTGCAATTAAAAGGCTGCAGGAGAAGAACGCCATTGACATGGAGATCATTGTTAACCCAAAG ACTCTGGATGGAGGCTTGAATGTTATCCAGCTGGAGACTGCAGTTGGTGCTGCTATCAAGAGTTTTGAAAACTCTCTGGGGATAAACGTACCTCGTAGTCGTTTCCTGCCTGTTAAGACCACATCAGATCTCTTGCTTGTGATGTCAAACTTGTACAGCCTTAATGCTGGGTCTCTAACCATGAGCGAGAAGCGTGAATTCCCAACAGTGCCTCTTGTCAAACTGGGAAGCTCTTTCACAAAG GTTCAAGATTACCTACGGAGGTTTGAAAGTATTCCAGATATGCTGGAGCTGGATCATCTCACGGTTTCAGGTGATGTTACATTTGGGAAGAATGTTTCATTAAAG GGAACAGTTATCATCATTGCAAATCATGGGGACAGGATTGACATCCCAGCTGGAGCTCTACTAGAGAATAAAATCGTGTCTGGCAACCTGCGGATCCTGGACCACTGA
- the UGP2 gene encoding UTP--glucose-1-phosphate uridylyltransferase isoform X3 — MSALVKDFSKAMSQAGSSQFQEVIRQELEYSMKVELDKILATANSNEIEHTKKDLEGFKKLFHRFLQEKGPSVDWGKIQRPPEDSIQPYEKIKARGLPDNIASDLNKLVVVKLNGGLGTSMGCKGPKSLIGVRNENTFLDLTVQQIEHLNKSYNTDVPLVLMNSFNTDDDTKKILQKYSHSRVKIYTFNQSRYPRINKETLLPIAKDVSYSGENTECWYPPGHGDIYASFYNSGLLDNLIAEGKEYIFVSNIDNLGATVDLYILNHLMNPPNGKRCEFVMEVTNKTRADVKGGTLTQYENKLRLVEIAQVPKAHVDEFKSVSKFKIFNTNNLWIALSAIKRLQEKNAIDMEIIVNPKTLDGGLNVIQLETAVGAAIKSFENSLGINVPRSRFLPVKTTSDLLLVMSNLYSLNAGSLTMSEKREFPTVPLVKLGSSFTKVQDYLRRFESIPDMLELDHLTVSGDVTFGKNVSLKVSV; from the exons ATTTCAGCAAAGCAATGTCTCAAGCTGGCTCTTCACAGTTTCAGGAAGTCATTCGACAAGAGCTGGAGTATTCAATGAAAGTAGAACTCGATAAGATACTTGCGACCGCAAACTCAAATGAGATAGAG CACACTAAAAAGGACCTGGAAGGATTTAAGAAGTTATTTCATAGATTCCTACAAGAAAAGGGACCGTCTGTGGACTGGGGGAAGATTCAGAGACCTCCAGAAGATTCT atCCAGCCCTATGAGAAGATCAAGGCCAGAGGCCTGCCTGATAACATTGCTTCTGACTTGAACAAGCTGGTGGTTGTGAAACTCAATGGTGGCCTGGGCACCAGCATGGGCTGTAAAGGCCCCAAAAGTCTTATCGGGGTGCGAAACGAGAACACCTTCCTGGATCTGACGGTTCAGCAGATTGAG CATTTAAACAAATCTTACAACACCGATGTTCCTCTGGTTCTCATGAATTCCTTCAACACTGACGATGACACAAAGAAAATCCTGCAGAAATACAGTCACAGCCGTGTGAAGATATATACTTTTAATCAAAGCAG GTATCCTAGAATTAACAAGGAAACTCTGCTGCCAATAGCCAAGGATGTCTCTTACTCAGGAGAGAACACGGAGTGCTGGTACCCTCCAGGCCATGGAGACATCTACGCCAGTTTCTATAACTCTGGTCTGCTGGATAACCTCAttgcagaggggaaggaatATATATTTGTGTCCAATATAGATAATTTGGGTGCCACTGTGGACCTTTACATTCTTAACCACCTTATGAACCCACCCAATGGAAAACGCTGTGAATTTGTCATGGAAGTCACAAACAAAACCCGGGCAGATGTGAAG GGTGGCACGCTCACGCAATACGAAAATAAGCTGAGGCTTGTGGAGATAGCTCAGGTCCCAAAAGCACACGTGGATGAATTCAAGTCTGTgtcaaaattcaaaatattcaatACCAACAATCTGTGGATTGCTCTGTCTGCAATTAAAAGGCTGCAGGAGAAGAACGCCATTGACATGGAGATCATTGTTAACCCAAAG ACTCTGGATGGAGGCTTGAATGTTATCCAGCTGGAGACTGCAGTTGGTGCTGCTATCAAGAGTTTTGAAAACTCTCTGGGGATAAACGTACCTCGTAGTCGTTTCCTGCCTGTTAAGACCACATCAGATCTCTTGCTTGTGATGTCAAACTTGTACAGCCTTAATGCTGGGTCTCTAACCATGAGCGAGAAGCGTGAATTCCCAACAGTGCCTCTTGTCAAACTGGGAAGCTCTTTCACAAAG GTTCAAGATTACCTACGGAGGTTTGAAAGTATTCCAGATATGCTGGAGCTGGATCATCTCACGGTTTCAGGTGATGTTACATTTGGGAAGAATGTTTCATTAAAGGTGAGTGTGTAA
- the UGP2 gene encoding UTP--glucose-1-phosphate uridylyltransferase isoform X2 produces the protein MSQAGSSQFQEVIRQELEYSMKVELDKILATANSNEIEHTKKDLEGFKKLFHRFLQEKGPSVDWGKIQRPPEDSIQPYEKIKARGLPDNIASDLNKLVVVKLNGGLGTSMGCKGPKSLIGVRNENTFLDLTVQQIEHLNKSYNTDVPLVLMNSFNTDDDTKKILQKYSHSRVKIYTFNQSRYPRINKETLLPIAKDVSYSGENTECWYPPGHGDIYASFYNSGLLDNLIAEGKEYIFVSNIDNLGATVDLYILNHLMNPPNGKRCEFVMEVTNKTRADVKGGTLTQYENKLRLVEIAQVPKAHVDEFKSVSKFKIFNTNNLWIALSAIKRLQEKNAIDMEIIVNPKTLDGGLNVIQLETAVGAAIKSFENSLGINVPRSRFLPVKTTSDLLLVMSNLYSLNAGSLTMSEKREFPTVPLVKLGSSFTKVQDYLRRFESIPDMLELDHLTVSGDVTFGKNVSLKGTVIIIANHGDRIDIPAGALLENKIVSGNLRILDH, from the exons ATGTCTCAAGCTGGCTCTTCACAGTTTCAGGAAGTCATTCGACAAGAGCTGGAGTATTCAATGAAAGTAGAACTCGATAAGATACTTGCGACCGCAAACTCAAATGAGATAGAG CACACTAAAAAGGACCTGGAAGGATTTAAGAAGTTATTTCATAGATTCCTACAAGAAAAGGGACCGTCTGTGGACTGGGGGAAGATTCAGAGACCTCCAGAAGATTCT atCCAGCCCTATGAGAAGATCAAGGCCAGAGGCCTGCCTGATAACATTGCTTCTGACTTGAACAAGCTGGTGGTTGTGAAACTCAATGGTGGCCTGGGCACCAGCATGGGCTGTAAAGGCCCCAAAAGTCTTATCGGGGTGCGAAACGAGAACACCTTCCTGGATCTGACGGTTCAGCAGATTGAG CATTTAAACAAATCTTACAACACCGATGTTCCTCTGGTTCTCATGAATTCCTTCAACACTGACGATGACACAAAGAAAATCCTGCAGAAATACAGTCACAGCCGTGTGAAGATATATACTTTTAATCAAAGCAG GTATCCTAGAATTAACAAGGAAACTCTGCTGCCAATAGCCAAGGATGTCTCTTACTCAGGAGAGAACACGGAGTGCTGGTACCCTCCAGGCCATGGAGACATCTACGCCAGTTTCTATAACTCTGGTCTGCTGGATAACCTCAttgcagaggggaaggaatATATATTTGTGTCCAATATAGATAATTTGGGTGCCACTGTGGACCTTTACATTCTTAACCACCTTATGAACCCACCCAATGGAAAACGCTGTGAATTTGTCATGGAAGTCACAAACAAAACCCGGGCAGATGTGAAG GGTGGCACGCTCACGCAATACGAAAATAAGCTGAGGCTTGTGGAGATAGCTCAGGTCCCAAAAGCACACGTGGATGAATTCAAGTCTGTgtcaaaattcaaaatattcaatACCAACAATCTGTGGATTGCTCTGTCTGCAATTAAAAGGCTGCAGGAGAAGAACGCCATTGACATGGAGATCATTGTTAACCCAAAG ACTCTGGATGGAGGCTTGAATGTTATCCAGCTGGAGACTGCAGTTGGTGCTGCTATCAAGAGTTTTGAAAACTCTCTGGGGATAAACGTACCTCGTAGTCGTTTCCTGCCTGTTAAGACCACATCAGATCTCTTGCTTGTGATGTCAAACTTGTACAGCCTTAATGCTGGGTCTCTAACCATGAGCGAGAAGCGTGAATTCCCAACAGTGCCTCTTGTCAAACTGGGAAGCTCTTTCACAAAG GTTCAAGATTACCTACGGAGGTTTGAAAGTATTCCAGATATGCTGGAGCTGGATCATCTCACGGTTTCAGGTGATGTTACATTTGGGAAGAATGTTTCATTAAAG GGAACAGTTATCATCATTGCAAATCATGGGGACAGGATTGACATCCCAGCTGGAGCTCTACTAGAGAATAAAATCGTGTCTGGCAACCTGCGGATCCTGGACCACTGA